Proteins co-encoded in one Garra rufa chromosome 7, GarRuf1.0, whole genome shotgun sequence genomic window:
- the glrx2 gene encoding glutaredoxin 2 isoform X3 — MFTRGCFYRSKQAYQTLRMGNFTSARGLSTSACTQFVQDVVSSNCVVIFSKTTCPYCKMAKNVFNEIGAAYKVVELDEHNDGRRLQETLSQMTGARTVPRVFINGQCIGGGSDTKQLHQQGKLLPLIEQCRPCCLSTSPEGSGNTQYQHNQS, encoded by the exons ATGTTTACGAGAGGGTGTTTCTACAGATCCAAACAGGCTTATCAGACTCTAAG AATGGGGAATTTCACGTCGGCACGTGGGTTGTCAACCTCAGCATGTACTCAGTTTGTCCAG GATGTTGTTTCCAGTAACTGTGTTGTGATTTTCTCTAAAACCACTTGCCCATACTGTAAAATGGCGAAGAATGTTTTTAATGAGATCGGAGCTGCGTATAAAGTTGTTGAACTTGATGAGCACAATGATGGTAGACGTCTCCAGGAGACCTTAAGCCAAATGACAGGTGCCAGAACA GTGCCAAGAGTCTTTATTAATGGGCAGTGCATTGGAGGAGGCTCAGATACAAAACAGCTCCACCAGCAAGGAAAACTTCTGCCTCTTATTGAACAATGTAGACCATGCTGTTTGAGTACCAGCCCTGAGGGCTCAGGCAACACTCAATATCAACATAATCAGTCCTAA
- the glrx2 gene encoding glutaredoxin 2 isoform X4, with amino-acid sequence MGNFTSARGLSTSACTQFVQDVVSSNCVVIFSKTTCPYCKMAKNVFNEIGAAYKVVELDEHNDGRRLQETLSQMTGARTVPRVFINGQCIGGGSDTKQLHQQGKLLPLIEQCRPCCLSTSPEGSGNTQYQHNQS; translated from the exons ATGGGGAATTTCACGTCGGCACGTGGGTTGTCAACCTCAGCATGTACTCAGTTTGTCCAG GATGTTGTTTCCAGTAACTGTGTTGTGATTTTCTCTAAAACCACTTGCCCATACTGTAAAATGGCGAAGAATGTTTTTAATGAGATCGGAGCTGCGTATAAAGTTGTTGAACTTGATGAGCACAATGATGGTAGACGTCTCCAGGAGACCTTAAGCCAAATGACAGGTGCCAGAACA GTGCCAAGAGTCTTTATTAATGGGCAGTGCATTGGAGGAGGCTCAGATACAAAACAGCTCCACCAGCAAGGAAAACTTCTGCCTCTTATTGAACAATGTAGACCATGCTGTTTGAGTACCAGCCCTGAGGGCTCAGGCAACACTCAATATCAACATAATCAGTCCTAA
- the glrx2 gene encoding glutaredoxin 2 isoform X1, translated as MTDLNCQTNSLVSALAAFAFLVSSTCLFYRPVIITRMGNFTSARGLSTSACTQFVQDVVSSNCVVIFSKTTCPYCKMAKNVFNEIGAAYKVVELDEHNDGRRLQETLSQMTGARTVPRVFINGQCIGGGSDTKQLHQQGKLLPLIEQCRPCCLSTSPEGSGNTQYQHNQS; from the exons ATGACTGATTTGAATTGCCAGACTAATTCTCTTGTATCTGCTTTAGCTGCATTTGCTTTCCTTGTATCTTCGACATGTCTTTTTTACAGACCAGTGATTATAACAAG AATGGGGAATTTCACGTCGGCACGTGGGTTGTCAACCTCAGCATGTACTCAGTTTGTCCAG GATGTTGTTTCCAGTAACTGTGTTGTGATTTTCTCTAAAACCACTTGCCCATACTGTAAAATGGCGAAGAATGTTTTTAATGAGATCGGAGCTGCGTATAAAGTTGTTGAACTTGATGAGCACAATGATGGTAGACGTCTCCAGGAGACCTTAAGCCAAATGACAGGTGCCAGAACA GTGCCAAGAGTCTTTATTAATGGGCAGTGCATTGGAGGAGGCTCAGATACAAAACAGCTCCACCAGCAAGGAAAACTTCTGCCTCTTATTGAACAATGTAGACCATGCTGTTTGAGTACCAGCCCTGAGGGCTCAGGCAACACTCAATATCAACATAATCAGTCCTAA
- the glrx2 gene encoding glutaredoxin 2 isoform X2, with translation MTREGRSSLGHINVVPVKRMGNFTSARGLSTSACTQFVQDVVSSNCVVIFSKTTCPYCKMAKNVFNEIGAAYKVVELDEHNDGRRLQETLSQMTGARTVPRVFINGQCIGGGSDTKQLHQQGKLLPLIEQCRPCCLSTSPEGSGNTQYQHNQS, from the exons ATGACCCGTGAAGGGCGGAGCTCCTTAGGTCATATCAATGTGGTTCCGGTTAAGAG AATGGGGAATTTCACGTCGGCACGTGGGTTGTCAACCTCAGCATGTACTCAGTTTGTCCAG GATGTTGTTTCCAGTAACTGTGTTGTGATTTTCTCTAAAACCACTTGCCCATACTGTAAAATGGCGAAGAATGTTTTTAATGAGATCGGAGCTGCGTATAAAGTTGTTGAACTTGATGAGCACAATGATGGTAGACGTCTCCAGGAGACCTTAAGCCAAATGACAGGTGCCAGAACA GTGCCAAGAGTCTTTATTAATGGGCAGTGCATTGGAGGAGGCTCAGATACAAAACAGCTCCACCAGCAAGGAAAACTTCTGCCTCTTATTGAACAATGTAGACCATGCTGTTTGAGTACCAGCCCTGAGGGCTCAGGCAACACTCAATATCAACATAATCAGTCCTAA